In Daucus carota subsp. sativus chromosome 4, DH1 v3.0, whole genome shotgun sequence, one DNA window encodes the following:
- the LOC108217542 gene encoding leucine-rich repeat extensin-like protein 3 has translation MSYGSASSYNRKLIAYPYSSPPPPPPVVPQYLYSSPPPPPPLVFSSPPPPPPCPPPPSPTPHYHYSSPPPPPPKKHHHYQPPPPPPPPVEYPHPPKASPPTASPPGASPPYTPHKPPTASPPGTPYTPHKPPTASPPGASPPGTPYTPHKPPSASPPGGSSKPPGASPPGGYSYPPETGAPPNWPIMPPSAYPPVYPPGGLTPGGPTPGGPTPFPPTLPPGVDISTPPPSGGGSNHTTVIVVCATLGGVFFLAFLALGLFCLAKKKKKPVMIPAAAAAGYGHHTVGESSHHLATGGAATGAGHASYGD, from the coding sequence ATGAGTTATGGTAGCGCATCGAGTTATAATAGGAAGCTCATAGCTTATCCATACTCTTCGCCACCGCCTCCGCCACCGGTGGTGCCTCAGTATCTTTACTCGTCGCCTCCGCCACCACCGCCGCTTGTGTTTAGCTCGCCGCCACCGCCTCCACCGTGCCCTCCTCCACCATCGCCAACTCCACATTATCATTACTCTTCTCCACCACCTCCGCCTCCTAAAAAACATCATCACTATCAGCCGCCACCTCCTCCTCCACCGCCTGTCGAATATCCTCATCCACCGAAGGCCTCGCCGCCTACAGCATCGCCTCCCGGTGCATCACCTCCATACACGCCTCATAAGCCACCAACTGCATCGCCTCCCGGGACTCCATACACGCCTCATAAGCCACCTACTGCATCGCCTCCCGGTGCATCACCTCCCGGGACTCCATACACGCCTCATAAGCCACCGAGCGCATCGCCTCCCGGTGGCTCAAGTAAGCCACCGGGCGCATCGCCTCCCGGTGGATACTCGTATCCTCCGGAGACGGGCGCGCCTCCTAATTGGCCAATTATGCCACCCTCAGCATATCCACCTGTCTATCCACCAGGTGGCCTCACGCCAGGCGGGCCCACACCAGGTGGCCCCACTCCATTTCCACCAACACTCCCACCCGGCGTAGACATCTCAACTCCTCCGCCCTCCGGCGGCGGCAGCAACCACACCACCGTCATTGTCGTCTGCGCCACCCTAGGCGGCGTATTCTTCCTCGCATTCCTCGCGCTCGGCCTCTTCTGCTTagccaagaaaaagaagaagcccGTCATGATccccgccgccgccgccgccggaTACGGCCACCACACAGTCGGAGAATCCTCTCACCACCTCGCCACCGGTGGCGCAGCCACCGGCGCCGGCCATGCAAGCTACGGAGACTAA
- the LOC108217541 gene encoding phosphoribosylaminoimidazole-succinocarboxamide synthase, chloroplastic → MATPTTPFSTTLNPSKTLNPNTLSSFPQSNLSTLKPTALKSKNLTRISASTMSNQNQKVCLESSSNKQRREQVMEAIKSVGLDNCLSETNLHLSVPSLKSKTRGKVRDIYDAGDYLVLVTTDRQSAFDRVLASIPFKGQVLNEASLWWFGQTEHITPNAIVSSPDKNVSIAKKCSVFPVEFVVRGYVTGSTDTSLWTVYKNGVRNYCGNILPDDLVKSQRLPANILTPTTKAADHDVPVTPDEIVKRGLMTQDEYDEASTKALSLFEYGQRVASEHGLILVDTKYEFGKSRDGTVMLIDEVHTPDSSRYWIAHSYEERFKNGLEPENVDKEFLRLWFKDNCNPYEDEVLPAAPEELVTELAWRYIFLFETITKSKFQIPMIKEPIHDRISRNVSQALSSLQ, encoded by the exons ATGGCAACTCCAACCACGCCTTTCTCCACAACCTTAAACCCCTCGAAAACCTTAAACCCTAACACTCTCTCATCCTTCCCCCAATCAAATCTCTCAACCTTAAAACCAACAGCCCTCAAATCGAAAAATCTCACAAGAATCTCCGCATCAACAATGTCCAACCAGAATCAGAAAGTGTGTCTCGAATCTTCGAGCAACAAACAGAGGAGAGAACAAGTGATGGAAGCTATTAAGTCTGTTGGTCTGGATAATTGCTTGTCGGAAACTAATCTCCACTTGTCTGTTCCTTCTCTTAAGTCGAAAACTCGAGGCAAG GTTCGAGATATTTATGATGCGGGGGATTATCTTGTTTTGGTCACAACAGATCGCCAAAGTGCCTTTGATAGAGTTCTTGCTTCAATTCCCTTCAAAGGCCAG GTACTCAATGAAGCAAGTTTATGGTGGTTCGGCCAAACTGAACACATAACTCCGAATGCAATAGTATCATCCCCAGATAAGAATGTCTCAATTGCAAAAAAATGTTCAGTTTTTCCTGTTGAGTTTGTTG TAAGAGGTTATGTGACTGGAAGTACTGATACATCCTTATGGACGGTATACAAAAACGGCGTGAGGAATTACTGTGGAAATATACTACCAGATG ACTTGGTAAAAAGCCAAAGATTACCAGCAAACATACTTACTCCGACAACTAAGGCTGCAGATCATGATGTGCCCGTAACTCCAGATGAG ATAGTGAAAAGGGGGCTGATGACTCAAGATGAATACGATGAAGCAAGTACAAAAGCACTAAGCTTATTTGAATATGGACAG CGTGTAGCATCAGAACATGGTCTCATTCTGGTAGACACGAAATATGAGTTTGGAAAGAGTAGGGATGGTACAGTTATGCTGATTGATGAG GTTCATACTCCTGACTCAAGCAGATATTGGATTGCTCATTCTTATGAGGAACGCTTCAAAAATGGCCTTGAACCTGAAAATGTTGACAAG GAATTTCTGAGGTTGTGGTTCAAGGATAATTGCAATCCCTATGAGGACGAG GTTCTTCCTGCTGCACCAGAAGAACTTGTTACTGAATTGGCTTGGCG ATACATTTTCTTGTTTGAGACGATAACAAAATCGAAATTCCAGATACCCATGATTAAG GAACCAATACATGACAGGATCTCTCGAAATGTTTCACAAGCTCTGTCTTCTCTACAATAG
- the LOC108217684 gene encoding uncharacterized protein LOC108217684, which yields MYYILDTMSSQVVIQEKRKLKLLCLHGYRTSGLILETQLQKWPQFVLDQLDLVFPDAPFRSTGRSQVEGFFDPPYYEWFQSSNQEFTEYIDFDKPMEYVEECITKHGPIDGLLGFSQGSMLAAALAGLQAKGLALTKVPTLKFLIIISGARLLNESWAEKAFSNAICCPSLHFLGETDFLKPYGTVLLESFVDPVVIHHGEGHTIPRLDEKGSELVLSFLEKIQKEVDNQDEQQRSFRRSSL from the exons ATGTACTACATTCTAG ATACGATGAGTAGTCAAGTTGTGATCCAAGAGAAGAGAAAACTTAAGTTGTTGTGTCTTCATGGATACAGAACAAGTGGTCTCATACTCGAAACTCAGCTTCAAAAATGGCCTCAGTTTGTTCTTGATCAACTTGATCTGGTTTTCCCAGATGCGCCTTTTAGGTCTACTGGAAGATCGCAGGTTGAGGGGTTCTTTGATCCTCCTTATTACGAGTGGTTCCAATCTTCGAACCAG GAATTTACAGAGTACATTGATTTTGATAAGCCTATGGAGTATGTTGAAGAGTGTATAACTAAGCATGGACCTATTGATGGTCTTCTTGGATTTTCGCAG GGATCCATGTTGGCAGCTGCATTGGCTGGACTGCAGGCCAAG GGTTTGGCTCTAACTAAAGTGCCAACTCTGAAGTTCTTGATCATAATTAGTGGTGCTAGATTACTGAATGAATCTTGGGCTGAGAAGGCATTCTCAAACGCAATCTGTTGCCCGTCTCTGCATTTCTTAG GCGAGACGGATTTCCTGAAACCATACGGGACCGTACTCCTGGAATCATTCGTGGATCCTGTAGTGATTCATCATGGTGAGGGGCACACTATACCAAGACTAG ATGAAAAGGGTTCGGAGTTGGTGCTGAGCTTCCTGGAAAAGATACAGAAGGAAGTTGACAACCAGGATGAACAACAAAGAAGTTTTAGAAGAAGCTCGTTATGA
- the LOC108219544 gene encoding protein FATTY ACID EXPORT 2, chloroplastic: protein MVTLGNISAISQSSVLLPQVQFQASIRGRPFLPRNVTYAGAYTDCTSVCFLKTRSYKQSHTVSALNQQEKRATWAINASVIPESKVQTSSTVNSASEGVGIEPDTTGGGGDIGGASGGGDSGGGGNNWGNNNEGDGESEQSGDSNKKMAMSMSQKLTLGYAALVGLGGLMGYVKSGSQKSIISGGISAAILLFVYSQLPTNPVFASSVGFGMSAALLGVMGSRFKNSGKIFPAGVVSLVSFVMTGGYLHGIMRGMH, encoded by the coding sequence ATGGTCACCTTGGGAAATATATCGGCTATATCTCAGTCCTCTGTTTTGCTGCCCCAAGTTCAATTCCAAGCTTCTATCCGAGGACGGCCTTTTCTTCCTCGCAACGTGACTTATGCAGGAGCATATACTGATTGTACATCTGTATGTTTCTTGAAGACCAGGTCATACAAACAGTCTCACACAGTTTCTGCTCTAAATCAACAAGAAAAGCGTGCAACTTGGGCAATTAATGCTAGTGTGATCCCTGAATCTAAAGTTCAAACTTCATCTACTGTTAATTCAGCTAGTGAAGGTGTTGGGATTGAACCAGATACAACTGGAGGTGGAGGTGATATTGGCGGTGCAAGCGGAGGTGGTGATAGCGGAGGTGGAGGCAACAACTGGGGTAATAATAACGAAGGTGACGGAGAGTCTGAACAAAGTGGGGATAGCAACAAGAAGATGGCCATGTCCATGTCCCAGAAGTTGACATTGGGTTATGCTGCGCTGGTTGGATTGGGTGGGCTAATGGGCTATGTGAAGAGTGGCAGCCAAAAGTCAATAATCTCTGGAGGAATATCTGCTGCTATACTGTTATTTGTTTACAGTCAGCTGCCCACAAATCCTGTTTTTGCATCATCGGTTGGTTTTGGAATGTCCGCTGCTCTTTTGGGAGTAATGGGTTCTCGTTTCAAGAATTCTGGTAAAATATTTCCAGCTGGTGTTGTGTCCTTGGTGTCCTTTGTTATGACTGGTGGGTACCTTCATGGTATTATGCGCGGCATGCACTGA